The following coding sequences are from one Microbacterium wangchenii window:
- a CDS encoding SDR family NAD(P)-dependent oxidoreductase — protein MTRAVWDLRNLPDLSGRTYLVTGTTAGLGFFSAEHLLRAGAHVIATGRNPNKLALARATLLGRVPHASMETLLMDTSKLGSVRAAAATVRARGRLDGLLLNAGVVHPPRTRETVDGNELVFATNVLGHFALAGELLQPLASAQGRMVWVGSVATSLWRYDPLDPQLVSGYTPWRAYVQSKVATTALGLEADRRLREAGVPVTSVVAHPGYSTSGRTPGIRGINEPSRSTRFVDNLQAPISQSKDDGAASLVRALVDPQVEGGELWGPRFIVRGEPRKAVAAALTRDPEVVARLWRTCEDAMGVRWPFEKAARAATPSARRRMPRRPGA, from the coding sequence ATGACGCGCGCGGTGTGGGACCTGCGGAACCTTCCCGACCTCTCCGGCCGCACCTACCTCGTCACCGGCACGACGGCCGGGCTCGGCTTCTTCTCCGCGGAGCACCTTCTGCGCGCGGGAGCCCACGTCATCGCCACCGGCCGCAACCCGAACAAGCTCGCCCTCGCCAGGGCGACGCTCCTCGGGCGGGTTCCGCACGCTTCGATGGAGACGCTGCTGATGGACACCAGCAAGCTCGGCTCGGTGCGGGCCGCAGCGGCCACCGTGCGGGCCCGCGGACGCCTGGACGGCCTCCTCCTGAACGCCGGGGTCGTGCATCCGCCGCGCACGCGCGAGACGGTGGACGGCAACGAGCTCGTCTTCGCCACCAACGTCCTCGGCCACTTCGCCCTCGCCGGTGAGCTGCTGCAGCCGCTGGCGAGCGCGCAGGGACGCATGGTGTGGGTGGGGAGCGTCGCCACCTCGCTGTGGCGGTACGACCCCCTCGATCCGCAGCTGGTGTCCGGCTACACGCCCTGGCGCGCGTACGTGCAGTCCAAGGTCGCCACCACGGCGCTGGGGCTCGAGGCCGACCGCCGCCTGCGCGAGGCCGGCGTGCCCGTCACGAGCGTCGTGGCGCACCCCGGCTACTCCACGAGCGGCCGCACCCCCGGCATCCGCGGCATCAACGAGCCTTCGCGCAGCACCCGGTTCGTCGACAACCTGCAGGCGCCGATCAGTCAGTCCAAGGACGACGGGGCGGCGTCGCTCGTCCGCGCGCTCGTGGACCCGCAGGTCGAGGGCGGAGAGCTGTGGGGGCCGCGCTTCATCGTGCGAGGGGAGCCGCGCAAGGCCGTCGCCGCGGCACTCACGCGCGATCCGGAGGTCGTCGCACGCCTGTGGCGCACGTGCGAGGACGCGATGGGGGTGCGGTGGCCGTTCGAGAAGGCCGCGCGTGCGGCTACGCCGTCAGCCAGACGGCGGATGCCGCGCCGGCCGGGAGCGTGA
- a CDS encoding HAD-IIA family hydrolase, whose translation MRTRADIECWLTDMDGVLVHESTPIPGAAELLEQWRDDGTPFLVLTNNSIFTPRDLSARLRASGLMVPEEAIWTSALATADFLASQMPGGTAFVVGEAGLTTALHEAGFIMTESSPDYVVVGETRNYSFEAITKAIRFIRTGSRFIATNPDATGPSVEGVLPATGAISALITKATGMEPYVVGKPNPMMFRSALNRIGAHSENTGMIGDRMDTDVVAGIEAGLHTVLVLTGISDQAVIERYPFRPDEVLDSVADLVRSEPVESELPDSDPSRGL comes from the coding sequence ATGCGCACGCGTGCGGACATCGAGTGCTGGCTGACCGACATGGACGGCGTCCTGGTCCACGAGAGCACGCCCATCCCCGGTGCCGCCGAGCTGCTGGAGCAGTGGCGCGATGACGGCACCCCGTTCCTGGTGCTCACGAACAATTCGATCTTCACCCCGCGCGACCTCAGCGCGCGCCTGCGCGCATCCGGTCTCATGGTGCCCGAGGAGGCCATCTGGACCTCGGCGCTCGCGACCGCGGACTTCCTCGCATCCCAGATGCCCGGCGGCACCGCCTTCGTGGTCGGCGAGGCGGGCCTGACCACCGCGCTGCACGAAGCCGGCTTCATCATGACCGAGAGCTCACCCGACTACGTCGTGGTCGGGGAGACCCGCAACTACTCGTTCGAGGCGATCACGAAGGCGATCCGCTTCATCCGCACCGGCTCCCGCTTCATCGCGACCAACCCCGATGCCACCGGGCCGTCGGTGGAGGGCGTGCTGCCGGCCACCGGCGCCATCTCGGCGCTCATCACCAAGGCCACCGGCATGGAGCCGTACGTGGTGGGCAAGCCGAACCCGATGATGTTCCGCTCGGCGCTCAACCGCATCGGCGCGCACTCGGAGAACACGGGCATGATCGGCGACCGGATGGACACCGACGTCGTCGCGGGGATCGAGGCGGGCCTGCACACCGTGCTCGTGCTCACCGGCATCAGCGACCAGGCCGTGATCGAGCGCTACCCGTTCCGCCCCGACGAGGTGCT